One Dysidea avara chromosome 8, odDysAvar1.4, whole genome shotgun sequence genomic window, AAGAAGTGGATGTACCACCTACATAAGTTGAACAGTTGAACATATCCTGAAATGTGGATATGTGCACCTTGGCTATCAGGATATTTGCCTATATGGTCCCATTTgcattaaacacacatgcaattaAGCCTtgagatcaggacaactttccaataagGACACTTTAGTGGAGTCCTAAGGTGTCCAGAATACTTGTATTACTGTCCATTATAGATAGcctctagctatattttatacAGTGAAAGAAAGAACAGCTAGGCTCACATATATGTATGACTGTGCCTATATACTTTCACCGATATTTACATTCAGTAAATAGATCATGACATGCCCTTTGTACTGAAGTTATGTCTGTTAGCATTGGTCACTTCTGTTCATAATGTATACCTTTTGCTATTTTGACTGAAACGGCCATCAAACCAAGTTCTTTAAGTTATTCCCCTACACTTGCATGTTGCTCTAGCCTTTAGGTAACCTTGCAATTTAGCATGCAAGAGAGACACTACACTACATTTCATAGaacactgtatatatgtaatCCATGTGCAACAttactgtacactgtacaaaCAGAATACATGAGTTGGTATGTATTTGTATAAAGCCAAGTTTGTATACTACATCTGTTACTAACCAAACACACTGTGTACCACACTATATATACCAGTGCTGTTGAATAAAGGAAAACATTAGTGGAGCAAATAGGTTTCAGCAAGAAAGACTTTTAAGTCAAATTTTGTTAATGTCAAACACTTTTTAAATAAACAATTACAGCAGATCATGCTTATATTGTGATGAATGTTCTAAATGGCTAGATTTGtgtattccacacacatccaaattgCAATTGCATCAATCTTTCAAAGtagctacaaaattaatatgaatGTTTTTCATCCAGTGCTCTATGTTATGCATGCCGACAAGTTTTCAATCAATAGCTTAATTTCAATCTAAAAGTTATGAACTGTTGaattttgtgtgtgcatgcacaaatTGGTTACAGATAGACTGACATGTTTGAACCTTTTTATATATCATTAAAAAAGTGCAGATTGGGACAGTGCTGGCGATTGGTTCCAACAAATCCATAAAGAGTCGAGCTGTGAACAGGGTGCTGTGGTGCTTCAGCTGTATTGTGAGGAGTTGAGTTTTGTGTAAACTAATCAATGGTAAAAATATGTAACTGAAATCTTATCACTTTTAATGATTTCTTGTTTGCTGGTTTTGATTAACTTGTAAAGTCTGTCAAAACTTGCCTATTctgtcacagcttggctattttagCATGGAACTACTTTACATGTGCCCTATTCAAGGTCCAACAAGGCAGACAGTCAAGCTGATGTTgaacaaagaacttacacagttTACTTGTATCTGAATACCATTTAGTTAATGAGATTACGTTAATTTAACTACTACAAATTTACTTATTTGCTAAGCATAAAAGTATAGTGAACCTGTTTCCATTCTGGTCACTTTTGGGCCTgtcttattaaggaggtggttGCATTAAGCATGTTAATGTTGTTGTATACACAAATAACACAATTAAGGAGACTGTTACAATGGTCAGTTTAAATCAGTTGACCATATTATACAGTGATCCAATTAGACAGGTTTTGCTATTAAAAAGTATTGCACAATCACAAATGCAATAAAATACCTACAGTAAAGCAATCACAGAATGTGATCAAAAGAATCAGATGAAACTTGGTGCACGACTTTGTCTCATGAACTGCCTTTGTgccaattttaaaaaaatttggtcaatattttaataatttctCTGATTATTTAATATGGAATGACTGAAATACTAGAATCTCCTGAATTAATATCCCAATACTGACAGATCTAGAGGTCCAGCATATGGCAGGATGGTTGGCACAATGGTGAGATAGCAGTGCATAGGTTAAAAAATTTCAGCTTGAACACTATAAGAGTATACAATGGGGAGGGCAATAATAACTTTACAGTGCAAGGAATGGTACAATCGCAGTAAAGAGATAATTATCGATAACATTAGATTTTATATATTGCACTGATGGTCTGCTAGCAGCCGGAAAAAATTGAATTACATTAATACTTAATTAAAACTAGGGGTAGGAACAATGTTACACCAATTATAACAAGGACAAAGGGAATGATATGTGCATGAATTACTTGGATTTAAGTGTTCTGTAAAATGGTTCCACAAGTACTCATAAATTATTGATTTGGTTGTGTTGAAATGTAGTTCAGTGTTGATAGGGGGAAAAGCATTCCAAAGTCTAGGGAGGCGATTGAAATAGAAATCACAAATTTTAATATTTGATGAAATAATAGTGAAGCAACTTGTGAGCTGTAGCTGATCTTGTCCTACTATTAGAGAAGGCTACATAATTTTATAGTtttatagaaacaaatcatcctgtggagagttcaactacaaacaagccaccctgtagaaagatcactagaaactgtatagagttcagctacaaacagctaGTTCAATAGTTGtaatgatgaatgttctattagagttttagCAGCTTAAAGTTAAGTCTTACTTATAGTAGTAGTAATGAACTATAGAAGACGTGGGGGTGAAAAGTAATGCAGGTAGGGATGAGAAGTGATTAATCAAGTTTTCTTGACCTTAATAGAGGGAGTCAAATCTTCAGCCAATATCAGCAATGGCTAGCTCAATTCTCTGGTACTGGGTACATTGGCCAATAGGAACCGGGGCCCAGAATTTCTCAGCGATACTGCACAGCtgttgtaatactgtatatacatgatacactccaccatacatacacacaataaatTATAGGATATATAAATAACATACTTATAGTAAATAACAGTTAGCAACAATTACAGCGAAATTTAGGTTTTTCAATCAAGCTATCTGTGTCACACGGGGACTCAGAGTTAGTGGAAAGAATCTTTTCATATGGTGTGTGACAGCAGTGATACCACGGACATGTCTGTACTGTACAGCAGAGTAGTAAAGTTATGACTAATGCTACCAGACAAAATGTCACAAAAGCACAGACAATGCTGATCCACATCATATATTCGGTTTCTCCGTCATCATCTAGTATAAATCTGATGATAAAACATCACAAGGTGAATGGTTATTACTCACAGCAGGTAACACCGAAGTCACGTGAATGATTACAACAGTATGGCTTATCATTGCCATTACAGAATGTAATAGTACAGTTTAGCAAGCTCTTTTCATTTCCATTACAGGATATGTATGAGATCATGATGGGAATACTTGTGGAGGAAAACCTATCATGAACATACACAGTCAGGTATATAAGATTACGATTACTGACAAGTGTGGAACTATATCTACTCAGGCCTAATATGATTGCAATTACAGTTACCTTATTATTGTCATTTGCAAAACAGACAGGATGTGGAATTAGCTATATAGGGTATACAGCTATAGCTGGCTACTAATAACGCTACATCATTTTTCACTGGACTTAGTTGAAGGTATGATGGTGGGCAGTAAATATTGTAGCCCAGTGGCTAAAAAAACAActatttttacaactagcctgCCTAACTTGAGACCGGGGCTTTCACATACTGAGTAGTTTTGTGCTGTATATTGCAatgattatccaaacagttaAAGTAAAGAGAGAGCTTGTGTGACAAAGTGCCAGTAAAGAGGAATGCTGTAGGAACTTCTGGGGATCTAGGGCACACTCCTGGGAACATTTTGAAATGTAAGTATGCCAAGATTGAAGCTGGAAGCTATTTTAGAGAAATGATTGAGATCTGGAAGTAATTAGCAAGCTGAAGGGACAAAATATAAACAAACAACtgtgtatataatataattacgtacaagcaagcaagcaagccTTGTTTTAGGTTTTTTATTTTATATATAATGGACTGTAAGAAAGAGAATTAAAAGTAGTTGGATTGTAAGAGTAGACCACGAAatggaaagttttgaaaatggTCATCTCAAGTTTGGATCTTGAGgcacttttagtcaaatccctgtggtAAATTATAACACAGTCAAGATGTACAACACATAAGCAATTAAGTATACATAACTAGtttatacttttctgtggtACAGCTGGCTATTTTTGTCTACCAACTAGCTAtagcccaatcaccatttacaactagatcattacaactagctttttggccatcCTTTTTTTAGCCCCTGTGTTGTACCCTGATAACATGTTTCTATTGGATACAAGTGACACCGTAAACTATGACATTATAGTGTATGCCATATTtggtgtttgtatgtatgtatgtatgtatgtatgtacagtgtgtgagtgtgtgtgcgtatgtgtcaTTACTGAACATGACCCTCTCCCCTTGTatgtaataaataaaacaaTGTTGTGCATTGCATGTACTTTGTTAAATGGAATGGACAAATAATTGCCTTAGAAGTACAGCATGCCTCCCTCCAAAAATACAGGCAAAACTTtaaaaaaagattgagatattctaatagagcagtcagtcaaatactctaatagaacagtcaccatactGTATTAATAATCCTCCACAGTCACTGAGTATATATGCAGTACCATCCCATTGGGCACATTTAACCTGCTAGGAATTTTGTAGATAGCTACagatttttgcaattgaattcatcatcTTTGTAATTGACTTTGTCTCGTTTGCAGTAGAGTTCCTCGCatttgcagtagaatttgtcccatttgcaattgaattcatcattttgcattagaattcatcacacaagaattcatcataattaCATTGACTCCAATAAACCAGCCGCTCATCACAAGATGGATCATGAagaataccacttgagacactacaGAGTAACTGGAGCTGGTTATACGTGAAGCCATTGAGTTTGTTTGTTcacgagtgaccacacccatcaccaaTGGCATAGCACAACTGTGTAGCACAATTCTGTAGCACAATTGCGAATGCTATTGAAGAAGCTGTAGCTAtagaagaattattgccttacaACAGAAACAAAGGCACAGTTAGTATctggccgattatgccagcataatttaaagtatCAAGCTTTATGCCAGAATAACAGAgacaattttcaaaaaaatgtgTAACAATTCATATTAAAAACAGATAATACAACTAACTTATTATTGTTTCTTTGCAGAAATAAAttcgggatactctaatagaacagtctcttactctattttatttatttatccttatttgctttacagcatacatacaacaagatatCCGGTGATTGGCAAGTTCTAAAGTACGCTGAAGATCCACTGGAGTAAGTAACATTACCTTTCAGGCTgctcaaaaacataataggTAAACATTCGAGCATGCATGCACGTCTAGACTGAATAACAGTTGATTGTTTCAGTTTAATGTCAAGGTTTAACCCAAGACTCTCTTAGGCAATAAAGCTACAGTTGTACAATCTTGGTTCTATGGGACTTATGGAGGCAGCCATGCATATGCATTAGAAACCTAACACACTCAGAAAGATTACCTTTTATTTAACATATAACCATCATCATATTTCATTTGTCTACATGCTACATGTGCTGTTTTCTTATGAACATCACTATCCCCAGAAAAATCACATATTGTTCCCCACGTGTTGTTCACACCCTGAATTTCCAGTCTACCAGACATTACATCCTTGTCACCATCACCAATACGTAAGTCACCATATTCTAAACAGCAACCACAAAAAATTAAATCATATAATTACAACACTATTACTTGTATACAGCTATTGTAGTTCTATAAGTCATAGCAGCAAGACCCCACATGCATGATGCATATTATATCAAAGATACCCACAGTTGCAGCACATTTATAAACTTTGCATTTCAAATACAATTTTTTCTGCTTTAGCTTATAACCTTATGCAATATAATTGGTACATTTTCTGGTATGGTATAGCAAGCTAATATCTATGTAGCTACCTAAGTGTATATACTTTCAGAAGCACTTTAAATTCTTGATTCTAGCTAATGGCACATATTCGTTTATTAAAAATGCATAATTAAGAAATACGGCACAGAGGGCATTGCATAATTAGTGTTTTGTTGTCAAGGTGTAGTTGACAGTGTTTTTTGTGTAGTTAATAGTGTTTTGCTTGTACTGGACAGCAGTTTTGAACAAGGTTATAATTAGAACACCAGCTGACTAATTGGGCAAGTAGCAGCTCACGCTTAGCTTAACCAACCAGCAGCTCACGCTGTGGTTAAGCTTGTTTGCATGTTAGTGGTTTTATCATTCACTAAACATATTGCGTAACAATACAGGAATTTAGTTTTAAGGTTTGTGTA contains:
- the LOC136264599 gene encoding galectin-3-binding protein-like produces the protein MTTLSSGVAEYGDLRIGDGDKDVMSGRLEIQGVNNTWGTICDFSGDSDVHKKTAHVACRQMKYDDGYMLNKRFSSTSIPIMISYISCNGNEKSLLNCTITFCNGNDKPYCCNHSRDFGVTCYDDGETEYMMWISIVCAFVTFCLVALVITLLLCCTVQTCPWYHCCHTPYEKILSTNSESPCDTDSLIEKPKFRCNCC